The Megalobrama amblycephala isolate DHTTF-2021 linkage group LG7, ASM1881202v1, whole genome shotgun sequence genome window below encodes:
- the LOC125271634 gene encoding uncharacterized protein LOC125271634 isoform X1: MKLFFNFLVVVSFLLGHGASGVGSDGVSVMEGDSVTLNTGVQTKHQEDVKWYFSNTRIAQISGDLRFICTDVQCNEGNERFRDRLKLDHQTGSLTIMNTRNTDSGEYQLKIYSSSDSEMIFSVTVHGVSAAERDEVKRKSVKEGESVNLDPGVINNPNDVMTWYFNDILISEITGDQSKICTDVQCDERFRDRLKLDHQTGSLTILNTSNTDFGLYKLQINVNNSSFSITTVKRFSVTVTAVPDSGLSSGAAAGIVVVVLLVFAAAAVAVVYCHRRIHTAVQQDEDDSSPDPNGIPLKEDASLYQRQVQTASKTI, encoded by the exons ATGAAGCTTTTCTTTAATTTTCTTGTAGTGGTTTCGTTTTTACTCGGCCACG GTGCTTCTGGTGTTGGTTCAGATggagtgtcagtgatggagggagattcagtcactctgaaCACTGGTGTTCAAACAAAACATCAAGAAGATGTTAAATGGTATTTTAGCAACACTCGCATCGCACAGATCAGTGGAGATCTCCGTTTTAtctgtacagatgttcagtgtaatgaaggtaatgagagattcagagacagactgaagctggatcatcagactggatctctgaccatcatgaACACCAGAAACACTGACTCTGGAGAATATCAACTGAAGATCTACAGCAGCAGTGACAGTGAAATGATCTTCAGTGTTACTGTACatg GTGTTTCTGCTGCTGAACGAGATGAAGTGAAGAGAAAatcagtgaaggagggagaaTCTGTTAATTTAGATCCCGGTGTAATAAACAACCCAAATGATGTGATGACAtggtattttaatgacattCTCATCTCTGAAATCACTGGAGATCAGAGTAAGAtctgtacagatgttcagtgtgatgagagattcagagacagactgaagctggatcatcagactggatctctgaccatcttGAACACCTCAAACACAGACTTTGGACTTTATAAACTACAGATCAACGTCAACAACAGCAGCTTCAGCATCACTACAGTGAAGAGATTCAGTGTCACTGTCACTG CTGTTCCAGATTCAGGTCTGTCTTCAGGTGCTGCAGCAGGaatagttgttgttgttctgcTGGTGTTTgcagctgctgctgttgctgtggTTTACTGTCACCGCAGGATCCATACAGCAGTTCAACAGGAT GAGGATGACTCGTCACCTGATCCAAATGGTATTCCTTTGAAGGAGGACGCATCCTTATACCAGCGTCAGGTCCAGACTGCTAGTAAAACAATCTAA
- the LOC125271634 gene encoding uncharacterized protein LOC125271634 isoform X2: MEGDSVTLNTGVQTKHQEDVKWYFSNTRIAQISGDLRFICTDVQCNEGNERFRDRLKLDHQTGSLTIMNTRNTDSGEYQLKIYSSSDSEMIFSVTVHGVSAAERDEVKRKSVKEGESVNLDPGVINNPNDVMTWYFNDILISEITGDQSKICTDVQCDERFRDRLKLDHQTGSLTILNTSNTDFGLYKLQINVNNSSFSITTVKRFSVTVTAVPDSGLSSGAAAGIVVVVLLVFAAAAVAVVYCHRRIHTAVQQDEDDSSPDPNGIPLKEDASLYQRQVQTASKTI, from the exons atggagggagattcagtcactctgaaCACTGGTGTTCAAACAAAACATCAAGAAGATGTTAAATGGTATTTTAGCAACACTCGCATCGCACAGATCAGTGGAGATCTCCGTTTTAtctgtacagatgttcagtgtaatgaaggtaatgagagattcagagacagactgaagctggatcatcagactggatctctgaccatcatgaACACCAGAAACACTGACTCTGGAGAATATCAACTGAAGATCTACAGCAGCAGTGACAGTGAAATGATCTTCAGTGTTACTGTACatg GTGTTTCTGCTGCTGAACGAGATGAAGTGAAGAGAAAatcagtgaaggagggagaaTCTGTTAATTTAGATCCCGGTGTAATAAACAACCCAAATGATGTGATGACAtggtattttaatgacattCTCATCTCTGAAATCACTGGAGATCAGAGTAAGAtctgtacagatgttcagtgtgatgagagattcagagacagactgaagctggatcatcagactggatctctgaccatcttGAACACCTCAAACACAGACTTTGGACTTTATAAACTACAGATCAACGTCAACAACAGCAGCTTCAGCATCACTACAGTGAAGAGATTCAGTGTCACTGTCACTG CTGTTCCAGATTCAGGTCTGTCTTCAGGTGCTGCAGCAGGaatagttgttgttgttctgcTGGTGTTTgcagctgctgctgttgctgtggTTTACTGTCACCGCAGGATCCATACAGCAGTTCAACAGGAT GAGGATGACTCGTCACCTGATCCAAATGGTATTCCTTTGAAGGAGGACGCATCCTTATACCAGCGTCAGGTCCAGACTGCTAGTAAAACAATCTAA